In one Mucilaginibacter sp. PAMB04168 genomic region, the following are encoded:
- a CDS encoding rhamnogalacturonan acetylesterase: MKRIKFLLCLLTTGMCFIFISFVKRDKPTIYLVGDSTVAGGWGKLMYRYFDTTKVSIQNRAVSGTSSRTFYTGVFHDPSLVKNGMWKPIVKQLKRGDVVFIQFGHNDDSPVNDTLRARGSLRGTGDDSTVLQNHFTKSKEVVHTYGWYLSRMVDEAEAKGTTVVICSPVPKDKWKDGKIDRVNESYGKWGKEVAEKKAALFLDLNNIIGDRYQEQGQEATAKYFINDHVHPTTEGAQAGALTVVDFIKNGNLKIKDYLTQ, encoded by the coding sequence ATGAAAAGAATTAAGTTTTTACTATGCCTGTTAACTACCGGCATGTGCTTCATATTCATCTCTTTTGTTAAACGCGATAAACCTACCATATACCTGGTAGGCGATTCTACCGTTGCAGGCGGCTGGGGAAAGCTTATGTACCGTTATTTTGATACCACCAAGGTGAGCATTCAAAACAGGGCTGTGTCGGGTACCAGCAGCCGTACATTTTACACAGGTGTATTTCATGACCCATCGCTGGTTAAAAACGGCATGTGGAAACCTATAGTTAAGCAGTTAAAACGCGGCGATGTAGTATTCATCCAATTCGGGCATAATGATGACAGCCCGGTTAATGACACCCTACGTGCAAGAGGCAGCCTCAGAGGTACCGGTGATGACTCAACTGTTTTACAAAACCATTTCACTAAAAGCAAAGAGGTGGTGCATACTTATGGCTGGTATTTATCGCGCATGGTTGATGAAGCAGAGGCCAAAGGCACTACAGTAGTAATTTGTTCGCCTGTACCTAAAGACAAATGGAAAGATGGCAAAATAGACCGGGTAAATGAAAGCTATGGCAAATGGGGTAAGGAAGTAGCCGAAAAAAAGGCGGCTTTGTTTCTGGATCTGAACAACATTATAGGAGACAGGTACCAGGAGCAAGGACAGGAAGCCACAGCTAAATATTTTATTAATGACCACGTACACCCAACTACCGAAGGAGCACAGGCAGGTGCACTTACTGTAGTTGATTTTATTAAAAACGGCAACCTTAAAATCAAAGATTATTTAACGCAATAA
- a CDS encoding SGNH/GDSL hydrolase family protein — translation MKRILKMITVAAYLAALTSFVNYKPFRLFVLGDSISLQYGTDLSRFLGDGYTIERKTGDSVAFKNLDIPVGSNGGDSRMVLKYLKSKVNDPSFNPDLFVLNCGLHDVKKDPTTGKVAVEEADYRSNLEQIYKLISQKKIPMMWVRTTGIIDSIHRRNKGFNRFNKDIKLYNQIADEVFIAHQVPEIDLFTFTEAQGDNRFVDHAHYTPEVRKLQAAYIAGSIRLWKQTLNFKTK, via the coding sequence ATGAAAAGGATTTTAAAAATGATAACTGTTGCAGCTTATTTGGCTGCGCTTACGTCATTTGTAAATTATAAACCTTTCAGGCTATTTGTACTTGGCGATAGTATATCACTCCAGTACGGCACTGATTTGAGTAGGTTTTTGGGTGATGGATATACCATCGAAAGAAAGACAGGCGATTCTGTAGCATTTAAAAATCTTGACATTCCCGTAGGTTCCAACGGTGGCGATTCGCGCATGGTACTCAAATACCTTAAAAGCAAAGTAAACGACCCATCCTTTAACCCCGATCTTTTTGTGCTCAACTGTGGTTTGCACGATGTAAAGAAGGATCCAACCACTGGTAAGGTTGCGGTTGAAGAAGCCGATTACCGCAGCAACCTGGAACAGATTTATAAGCTTATCTCACAAAAAAAGATTCCGATGATGTGGGTAAGAACCACTGGTATCATTGATTCTATACATCGGCGAAATAAAGGGTTTAATCGCTTTAATAAAGACATTAAACTGTACAATCAGATAGCCGATGAGGTGTTCATCGCCCATCAGGTGCCCGAAATAGACCTTTTTACTTTTACCGAGGCCCAGGGAGACAACCGTTTTGTAGATCATGCACACTATACACCCGAGGTACGCAAGCTTCAGGCCGCTTACATAGCAGGCTCTATCCGGTTATGGAAACAAACATTAAACTTTAAGACTAAGTAA
- a CDS encoding glycosyl hydrolase family 28 protein: MKKNIKHLLIILAFFASVYNASAKDYLITDFGAKADAKTDNTAAIQKAIDDCSAKGGGKVVVPGGEFASRMISLKSNINLHLEAGAKISAIANGFKYTSLVMGNEVQNVSVTGSGTLFGNGGNFTIGEEAPNRPYIIFFKNCKNVLVEDVHLLQSASWTLRLFGSEHVTVRGVSIYSHANLNNDGIDIDGKDIIITGCHIDSGDDAICLKSEDSTKRVTENITITNCIAASNCNLIKMGTGSIGGFKNISISNCTLRRATESPFHKWADKADHYIGLPISGISGIALEIVDGGILDQVSITNITMTGVQTPLFMRLGSRKNPTGSFKNVVISNVTATCHSRMSSMIAGVPGFNIENVTLRDILINSQGGGTREDAERKVPEKEQEYPENRIFGWTIPASGLFVRHANNINIDNFQVRLAAPDARPALYLDDVKQLKATNIKVDGEYITDEAVYKANDVNTLVNQ; this comes from the coding sequence ATGAAAAAGAACATAAAACACTTACTAATTATACTGGCTTTCTTTGCTTCAGTCTATAACGCTTCGGCCAAAGATTACCTCATTACCGATTTTGGTGCTAAGGCCGATGCCAAAACCGACAATACTGCCGCTATACAAAAAGCAATTGATGATTGCAGCGCTAAAGGCGGCGGCAAGGTGGTTGTACCGGGTGGAGAATTTGCCTCAAGGATGATATCCCTGAAATCAAACATAAACCTGCACCTGGAGGCAGGGGCAAAAATCAGCGCCATTGCTAACGGCTTCAAGTACACCAGCCTGGTAATGGGCAACGAAGTGCAAAACGTTTCGGTTACTGGTAGCGGTACGCTTTTTGGCAACGGCGGTAATTTTACCATTGGCGAAGAAGCACCCAACCGCCCGTATATTATATTTTTTAAAAATTGTAAAAACGTATTGGTCGAAGATGTCCATCTTTTACAATCAGCATCATGGACGCTTCGCCTGTTCGGCAGCGAACATGTAACCGTTAGGGGCGTGTCCATTTACTCGCATGCCAACTTAAATAATGATGGTATTGATATAGATGGTAAGGACATCATTATAACAGGATGCCATATTGACTCGGGCGATGATGCCATTTGCCTTAAAAGCGAGGATTCCACCAAACGTGTTACCGAAAACATCACCATAACCAATTGTATAGCCGCATCAAACTGTAACCTTATTAAAATGGGCACAGGGTCAATTGGCGGCTTCAAAAACATATCTATCAGTAACTGCACATTGCGTCGGGCCACCGAATCGCCGTTTCATAAATGGGCAGATAAGGCCGATCATTACATAGGTTTGCCTATCAGCGGCATATCAGGCATTGCCTTAGAGATTGTGGACGGAGGCATTCTAGATCAGGTAAGCATAACCAATATTACCATGACGGGGGTGCAAACACCCCTATTTATGCGGTTAGGCAGTCGTAAAAACCCTACCGGGAGCTTTAAAAATGTGGTTATATCAAACGTCACAGCCACGTGCCATAGCCGTATGTCGAGCATGATTGCAGGTGTGCCCGGATTCAATATTGAGAATGTAACCTTACGGGATATTTTGATAAACAGTCAGGGCGGCGGTACCCGTGAGGATGCTGAGCGTAAAGTACCTGAAAAAGAGCAGGAGTACCCCGAAAACCGCATTTTTGGCTGGACCATACCTGCCTCGGGTTTGTTCGTGCGGCATGCCAACAACATCAATATCGATAACTTTCAGGTAAGGTTAGCCGCTCCTGACGCCCGCCCCGCATTATACCTTGATGATGTGAAACAGCTTAAAGCAACAAATATAAAAGTGGACGGCGAGTATATAACTGATGAAGCGGTGTACAAAGCCAATGATGTTAACACTTTGGTAAACCAGTAA
- a CDS encoding acetylxylan esterase, whose translation MAIPGNMQKVQRFLRRSILVIILLHITSLLCHAQPEFEGIGSTRKFMAHTDAANAMYHYFAKQAYGYLNDRSTQISKLSTLKDWQTRQELMRNKLRRAVGSFPQKQPLKPVVTSTIEKPGYRVENVVYQSRPGFYVTASIFIPVKGKENGPSPAIVYCSGHIWEGYRSAGYQTAILNLVKKGFVVLAYDPLGQGERLGYLDSATQRSRLVSPSSEHSYPGAQLFLTGNTLANYFIWDGIRAVDYLLTRKEVDPNRIGITGRSGGGTQSAFIAAFDDRIKAAAPEDYVTSFSWLYQSLGPQDAEQNFLHGISSGIDMADLLAVRAPRSTLVIATSRDMFPIQGTIETVEEIASLYKLYGKSDQFAMVTDDGGHESTKKNREAMYAFFQKALNNPGSPTEEEIALLSPKQLQVTKTGQVVTSYKAETVFSLNSKDASGKIKALNNQRKNSLDYLKSLLPVAKRISGFREPVKTFKPVFTGRIQRDGYMIEKFMVKGEGDYNIPYLLFKPNTPGDRALLYLDPKGKAEHGAKPGDVEWFVKRGVTVMVPDMLGNGELGPGVFQGDSYIDSVSYNNWFSAMLIGRSITGVHAGDIVTLSRLLKAQIGAKKVFGLANSSLSPALLHAAAFSDDIDRVAIIEPYTSYLSIVENENYKPSFLHSTVAGSIGQYDLPDLAASLAPKKLLIIKPCRADAKPASTKDIEKEYGVIGKAFSVRNATANLSVELGLGTDSSSLFEKWIEE comes from the coding sequence ATGGCAATACCAGGCAATATGCAAAAAGTACAGCGGTTTTTACGTAGAAGCATCCTTGTTATTATCTTACTACACATCACAAGTCTGCTTTGCCACGCACAGCCAGAGTTTGAGGGCATTGGCAGTACACGTAAGTTTATGGCTCATACCGATGCTGCTAATGCTATGTATCATTACTTTGCCAAGCAGGCATACGGCTATTTGAATGACCGGTCGACTCAAATCAGCAAGCTTTCTACTTTAAAAGATTGGCAGACCCGGCAGGAGCTGATGCGCAACAAGTTGAGGCGGGCGGTTGGCTCATTTCCTCAAAAGCAGCCGCTTAAACCTGTTGTGACATCAACAATTGAAAAACCCGGTTACAGGGTAGAGAACGTTGTATATCAATCGCGGCCGGGGTTCTATGTTACAGCATCTATTTTTATACCTGTTAAGGGTAAGGAAAATGGACCCTCACCAGCAATAGTTTATTGCAGCGGACACATTTGGGAAGGCTATCGCTCGGCGGGTTATCAAACCGCCATTCTTAACCTCGTAAAAAAAGGATTTGTTGTACTTGCCTATGATCCGTTAGGCCAGGGCGAAAGGTTGGGGTATTTGGATTCGGCCACTCAGCGTTCCCGTCTTGTATCTCCGTCAAGCGAGCATTCGTATCCGGGCGCACAGTTGTTCTTGACCGGCAATACTTTGGCTAATTATTTTATTTGGGATGGCATCAGGGCGGTTGATTACCTGCTTACCCGCAAAGAGGTTGACCCTAACCGCATAGGAATTACCGGCCGCTCGGGCGGAGGTACGCAAAGCGCATTCATAGCTGCTTTTGATGATAGAATAAAGGCCGCAGCACCCGAAGATTATGTAACAAGCTTTAGCTGGCTGTACCAATCATTAGGACCACAGGATGCTGAGCAGAATTTTTTACACGGCATTAGTAGCGGTATTGATATGGCCGATTTATTGGCGGTACGCGCACCCAGGTCTACGTTGGTAATAGCCACCAGCAGAGATATGTTCCCTATACAGGGCACCATAGAAACGGTAGAAGAAATTGCCTCTTTGTATAAGTTGTATGGCAAGTCTGATCAGTTTGCAATGGTTACTGACGATGGCGGACATGAATCTACTAAGAAAAACCGGGAAGCTATGTACGCTTTTTTTCAGAAAGCGTTAAATAATCCGGGCTCGCCAACCGAAGAAGAGATTGCACTCCTATCACCTAAACAGCTTCAGGTCACTAAAACCGGGCAGGTGGTTACCTCTTACAAGGCAGAAACTGTGTTTAGTTTGAATAGTAAGGATGCCTCCGGCAAAATAAAAGCGTTGAACAATCAGCGTAAAAACTCACTTGATTATTTAAAAAGCCTTTTGCCTGTAGCTAAACGTATTTCAGGCTTTCGTGAACCGGTTAAAACATTTAAACCCGTTTTCACCGGGCGCATACAGCGCGATGGCTACATGATTGAGAAGTTTATGGTGAAAGGTGAGGGCGACTATAATATACCATACCTGTTATTTAAGCCAAATACTCCTGGCGACCGGGCACTTCTCTATCTGGATCCTAAGGGCAAAGCGGAACACGGCGCAAAACCGGGCGACGTGGAATGGTTTGTAAAACGGGGAGTTACCGTAATGGTGCCGGATATGCTCGGCAACGGGGAATTGGGGCCGGGAGTGTTTCAGGGGGATTCTTACATCGATAGCGTTTCTTATAACAATTGGTTTTCTGCCATGCTCATTGGCCGGAGTATCACAGGTGTGCATGCTGGCGATATTGTAACGCTGTCGCGCTTATTGAAAGCGCAAATCGGGGCTAAAAAGGTATTTGGATTAGCTAATAGTTCTTTATCACCGGCGTTGCTGCACGCAGCTGCTTTTAGTGATGATATAGACCGGGTTGCCATAATAGAGCCATACACATCTTACCTGTCAATTGTAGAAAATGAAAATTACAAACCATCGTTTTTGCACAGTACGGTGGCCGGTTCGATAGGGCAATATGATTTGCCTGACCTTGCCGCAAGTTTAGCGCCTAAAAAGTTGCTGATAATTAAACCTTGCCGAGCTGATGCCAAACCGGCAAGCACAAAGGATATTGAAAAAGAGTATGGCGTGATCGGGAAAGCATTTTCGGTTCGTAACGCCACTGCTAATTTAAGCGTTGAGCTGGGCTTAGGCACTGATAGCTCTAGCTTGTTTGAAAAATGGATTGAAGAATAA
- a CDS encoding GH92 family glycosyl hydrolase, with amino-acid sequence MRNFFCLLFCVCICKLAYPQQLQVVNYVDPFIGTGGTGHTYPGATVPNGMVQLSPETGYAGWNYCAGYRHEDSTILGFSHTHLSGTGALDLGDILLMPFTGKVSPQEYYKSFFSHQDEKASAGYYAVKLKTFGVKAELTASAHVGVHRYSYPAKQVANLLLDLRHGLVGETPGNLDRHVMESNFKMENRTTLSGYTITNGWAGRKHVYFVMQLNQPFSSYTWVSDSTAKRNQRVVFHFTQPDRSQVIVKVGISSVSIENARQNLKEEAGNVDFDQLHQRARQQWERELACVDIDASKSQKQIFYTALYHALVAPNNIADINGQYRGADNKVYTSPGKAYYSTLSLWDTFRALNPLYTILYPQKTNGIVASMIDHYKVVGYLPIWTLWGHENFCMIGNHAVPVIADAYLKGIRNYDTAKAYEAMRTSLTANHRNSEWELYNKYGYLPSNLYKVESVSTTLENGVDDWSAAQVAKAMGKTADYQMFIKRSGFYKNLFDRSTNLMRGKNSDGTWVKPFDQFKISHANTSGGDYTEGNAWHYSWHVMQDVDGLMNLYGGKKRFVSKLDSLFALDSKVYGDGATVDVSGLIGQYVQGNEPSHHVAYLYTLAGAPYKTQEKINTIINTLYSNQPDGLSGNDDCGQMSAWYIFSTLGFYPVNPASGQYVFGVPAFKKATLKLGGKSFVVEAKNLSDRNRYISRIQLNGKPYTLPYITHAAIMKGGQLTFEMTDKPSIASLTN; translated from the coding sequence ATGAGAAACTTTTTTTGCCTTTTGTTTTGTGTTTGCATTTGCAAGTTGGCTTACCCGCAACAGTTGCAGGTGGTTAATTATGTTGACCCTTTTATTGGTACAGGTGGTACCGGGCATACGTATCCGGGAGCCACAGTACCCAACGGAATGGTGCAGCTAAGCCCCGAAACCGGTTACGCTGGCTGGAATTATTGTGCCGGTTACCGGCATGAAGATAGTACCATTTTGGGCTTTTCGCACACCCACCTAAGCGGAACCGGAGCGTTAGACCTGGGCGACATTTTATTGATGCCATTTACCGGCAAAGTATCGCCTCAGGAGTATTACAAAAGCTTTTTCTCTCATCAGGACGAAAAAGCAAGTGCGGGTTACTACGCAGTAAAGCTGAAAACGTTCGGCGTAAAGGCCGAACTTACCGCATCGGCTCATGTAGGTGTGCATCGTTACAGTTATCCGGCCAAACAAGTTGCCAATTTACTGCTCGATCTACGCCATGGCTTGGTGGGCGAAACCCCCGGCAATCTTGACAGGCATGTGATGGAAAGCAATTTCAAAATGGAGAACCGCACTACGCTATCAGGTTATACTATTACCAACGGATGGGCAGGTCGCAAACATGTGTACTTCGTAATGCAGCTTAATCAGCCTTTTAGCAGCTACACCTGGGTGTCTGATTCTACCGCCAAGCGCAACCAAAGGGTAGTATTCCATTTTACTCAACCCGACCGTTCGCAGGTAATTGTTAAAGTGGGTATATCCAGCGTAAGTATCGAAAATGCACGTCAAAACCTAAAAGAAGAGGCGGGCAATGTTGACTTTGATCAACTGCACCAACGCGCCCGCCAACAATGGGAACGCGAACTTGCCTGTGTAGATATTGACGCTTCAAAGTCCCAAAAGCAAATTTTTTATACGGCCTTGTATCATGCCCTGGTTGCACCAAACAATATTGCCGATATTAACGGGCAATACCGCGGTGCTGATAATAAAGTTTATACATCGCCCGGTAAAGCGTACTACTCTACCTTGTCATTATGGGATACCTTCAGGGCACTAAACCCGCTGTACACTATCCTGTATCCTCAAAAAACAAACGGTATTGTAGCCAGTATGATTGACCACTACAAGGTTGTTGGCTACCTGCCTATATGGACTTTATGGGGGCATGAAAATTTTTGCATGATTGGCAACCATGCCGTGCCTGTTATTGCCGATGCTTACCTGAAAGGCATACGTAATTATGATACCGCCAAGGCTTATGAGGCTATGCGCACAAGTCTTACCGCTAATCATCGCAACTCCGAATGGGAACTTTATAACAAATATGGCTACCTGCCATCTAACCTTTACAAAGTAGAGTCTGTATCAACGACGCTCGAGAATGGGGTGGACGACTGGAGCGCAGCGCAGGTGGCTAAAGCAATGGGCAAAACGGCCGACTATCAGATGTTTATCAAACGGTCTGGCTTTTATAAAAACCTTTTCGATCGTTCAACCAACTTAATGCGCGGCAAAAACAGCGACGGAACGTGGGTGAAACCTTTCGATCAGTTCAAGATATCTCACGCCAATACATCGGGAGGTGATTACACCGAGGGTAACGCCTGGCACTACAGCTGGCACGTTATGCAGGATGTAGACGGATTGATGAATCTCTATGGTGGTAAAAAACGTTTCGTATCAAAGCTTGATAGTCTTTTTGCGCTTGATTCAAAAGTTTATGGCGATGGTGCCACTGTTGATGTAAGCGGCCTTATTGGTCAGTATGTACAAGGTAACGAACCTAGCCATCATGTGGCTTATTTGTATACACTGGCCGGCGCGCCTTACAAAACACAGGAAAAGATAAATACGATTATAAACACCTTATACAGCAACCAGCCCGATGGGCTGAGCGGTAACGATGACTGCGGGCAAATGAGTGCCTGGTATATATTCAGTACACTGGGTTTTTACCCTGTAAATCCGGCTTCGGGGCAATATGTGTTTGGGGTGCCTGCGTTTAAAAAGGCAACCTTAAAGTTAGGCGGCAAGTCTTTTGTTGTGGAAGCAAAAAACTTGAGCGATCGTAACCGTTACATAAGCCGCATACAACTGAACGGCAAGCCTTACACACTGCCTTACATCACCCACGCTGCTATCATGAAAGGTGGACAACTCACCTTTGAGATGACGGATAAGCCATCTATAGCCTCACTAACCAATTAA
- a CDS encoding glycoside hydrolase family 97 protein: protein MQNITHHINTNQSTPLSGRARRLGRNMSCCLLAAAMLLLTLNHTAQAQNGKHYELKSPDQKISVAVSAGSALLWSVKHNSTEVIKPSAIAVQLQGMFLGSNVKVVSAKQRDVNNVIKTTFYKRAEVDDKYHELVLDCKGGYQVQFRVYNEGVAYRFVLNHKDSVTVLSELSTFDFAGTPTAYIPYVDPKRSAADRYQSSFENIYTHLPLASAAKDSLAFLPLLVELADGKKAVITEADLEDYPGMYLKKGSSPNALISDMAPAPKNEKRGGYNNVQSVVTGRENYIAKISGKRTLPWRLIAISEQDKDLLDNDLVYNLASPSRVANTGWIKPGKVAWDWWNDWNISKVDFRAGINTTTYKYYIDFAAANKLEYIMLDEGWSEKADIMKIIPDLNLQEIIDYGRSKNVGVWLWTGMYTLNEKMDEAYNHYAKMGIKGFKIDFINRDDQKMVGFYYKAAKKAAEWNLLVDFHGAYKPTGLNRTYPNVLNFEGVFGIESFKALRKEVDFPGYETLVPYIRMLAGPLDHTPGAMRNATKKQYVTSYSMPMSQGTRCHQVALYITYEAPLNMLSDNPTVYMKEQETTDFIAAIPTVFDETVPLGGKVGEYTVLARRKGNQWFVAALNNWTARDIEVDLSPLGKTAFSAVVMKDGINADRDATDYKKESATVNPGSKIKVRLAPGGGWAARLTAK, encoded by the coding sequence ATGCAAAATATCACCCATCATATAAACACTAATCAATCCACGCCATTGTCGGGTCGTGCCAGGCGTTTAGGGCGCAATATGTCGTGCTGCTTATTGGCTGCGGCAATGTTGTTATTAACGCTTAATCACACCGCGCAGGCACAAAACGGTAAGCACTACGAGCTAAAATCGCCCGATCAAAAGATTTCTGTTGCAGTTAGTGCCGGTAGTGCCTTGCTATGGTCGGTAAAGCACAATAGTACTGAGGTAATTAAACCTTCGGCTATAGCTGTACAATTGCAGGGAATGTTCTTGGGCAGTAATGTAAAGGTGGTCAGCGCAAAGCAGCGCGATGTGAATAACGTTATTAAAACCACCTTTTACAAAAGGGCCGAAGTGGACGACAAGTATCATGAACTGGTGCTTGATTGTAAAGGTGGATACCAGGTTCAGTTCAGGGTATATAATGAAGGCGTGGCCTATCGGTTTGTGCTCAATCATAAAGATTCGGTTACCGTACTATCTGAGCTATCAACCTTTGATTTTGCTGGCACTCCTACAGCCTATATCCCTTACGTTGACCCTAAGCGCAGCGCCGCCGATAGGTATCAATCATCATTTGAGAATATTTACACTCATTTACCGCTGGCCTCAGCAGCGAAAGATTCACTAGCTTTTTTACCATTGTTGGTTGAACTTGCTGATGGAAAGAAAGCAGTAATTACAGAGGCAGACCTGGAAGATTATCCGGGCATGTATCTTAAAAAGGGTAGTTCGCCCAACGCTCTTATTTCAGATATGGCACCCGCTCCTAAAAATGAGAAGCGCGGTGGATATAACAATGTACAATCGGTAGTTACCGGACGTGAAAATTATATAGCTAAAATTAGCGGCAAACGTACCTTGCCATGGCGCTTAATAGCTATAAGCGAGCAGGACAAGGATTTGCTCGATAACGATTTGGTGTATAACCTGGCCTCCCCATCCCGTGTGGCCAATACCGGTTGGATCAAACCGGGCAAGGTTGCCTGGGATTGGTGGAACGACTGGAATATATCAAAGGTTGACTTTAGGGCTGGTATCAACACCACTACCTATAAGTATTACATTGATTTTGCTGCCGCCAACAAGCTGGAATATATTATGCTTGATGAAGGATGGTCGGAAAAGGCCGACATTATGAAGATCATACCTGATTTGAACCTGCAGGAAATCATTGACTATGGCCGCAGTAAAAATGTAGGTGTTTGGTTATGGACAGGTATGTATACCTTGAACGAAAAAATGGATGAGGCTTATAACCACTACGCTAAAATGGGTATTAAAGGTTTTAAAATAGATTTTATAAACCGCGATGACCAAAAAATGGTGGGCTTTTACTACAAAGCCGCCAAAAAAGCTGCCGAGTGGAACTTATTGGTAGATTTTCATGGAGCTTACAAGCCAACCGGCTTAAACAGAACGTACCCAAACGTACTGAATTTTGAAGGCGTTTTTGGTATTGAAAGCTTTAAGGCACTGCGCAAAGAGGTTGATTTTCCGGGTTATGAAACTTTAGTGCCCTACATCAGGATGCTGGCGGGCCCGCTTGACCATACACCCGGCGCTATGCGTAACGCTACTAAAAAGCAATATGTTACATCGTACAGTATGCCTATGAGCCAGGGAACCCGTTGCCACCAGGTAGCGTTGTATATTACCTATGAGGCACCGCTTAATATGCTTTCTGATAATCCCACGGTTTACATGAAGGAGCAGGAAACCACCGATTTTATTGCAGCCATACCTACGGTTTTTGATGAAACCGTACCGCTTGGCGGCAAAGTAGGCGAGTATACCGTTTTGGCGCGCCGTAAAGGGAACCAGTGGTTTGTAGCTGCACTTAACAACTGGACGGCCCGCGATATTGAGGTCGATCTTTCGCCATTGGGTAAAACTGCTTTTAGCGCTGTAGTTATGAAAGACGGCATAAACGCCGACCGCGATGCCACCGACTATAAAAAGGAAAGTGCAACCGTGAATCCTGGCAGTAAAATTAAGGTAAGGCTTGCACCGGGTGGTGGTTGGGCTGCACGTTTAACAGCCAAGTAA